TCATAAACCAACAGACGGTTTTACTGCGTCTTTTCACAGGGCGTAGAAACTTGCAGACGCTTTTGAggtgtggggggaaaaaaaggcaaaagaaacGTACAGTAGCTCTCTCGCTTGGTCCAGGTAATTTCATATTGTGTATGACAGTGAAAACGTATCAAGGTTTTTGGGGGTGAAACAAACTGTTGTGGAAGTTAATAACTAATACTTGCTGAGatcagtacatttttttttttactttttgctcTGGAATTGGGCGTTGAACTTTATCCGACTAGACAAGGCAAAAATGTTCGGAAAAAGAAGAGTTGTGCAGGAAACCGGTACTTCGTGCTCGACGTTAATGTAAGTACAATTTTCTCGTCGCTCTTTTAAGAGCTTGCAATTGAGAGTTCCAACTTGTGCTCTATCAAAAGAAAGCTAAAATAAATTAGCAGTGTAAAgggagcatatactgtatgctgttgtATTACAAGACCAGTCTTTCTCTTTGGACCAACAGGGGTTTATGTCACTTCTACTTCATTGACATTTCATTAACAGCCTTGACCGGTAAAACAAAGAGTTGTTCGTCGATAGAAGTTAGTCGTTAAAACCAGGATAGAAAGACTGATACATCTGATATAActaaattgttgtttttcagcTAAAAGGAGATACTGGGATCCTTCATAAACTGGTAGCTACAGTACCCCCAGAGTTTTAGGAAAACGAAGATGGAGAACGTGACGCTGTTTCAAGACAACCAGACTGTCGGAAACTGGACCGAACCTAGTATCGAATACAAGGTGGTGAGCACGGTTTTGGTTTTGGTCATCTGCGGAATTGGTATTGTGGGCAACATCATGGTGGTCTTGGTTGTCCTCACAACCAAGCACATGCGGACGCCGACCAACTGCTACCTGGTGAGTCTGGCTGTCGCAGACTTAATGGTTCTTACAGCTGCCGGTCTGCCAAACATCACCGACAGCATTTATGGGTCCTGGGTTTATGGCTACGCTGGATGCCTTTGTATCACTTATCTCCAGTATTTGGGCATCAATGCCTCCTCTTGCTCAATAACTGCTTTTACCATCGAGAGGTACATCGCTATCTGCCATCCCATTAAAGCCCAATTTCTCTGTACCCTTTCAAGAGCCAAGAAGATCATCGTGGTTGTTTGGGCATTTACCTCTTTCTACTGCGTTATGTGGTTTTACCTGTCGGACACTAAAGACATACACTACGCAGATGTGACTGTGGTGACTTGTGCCTACAAAGTGTCCAGAAATCTTTATCTGCCGATCTACTTTTTGGACTTTGCCATATTTTATGTGGTGCCCTTAACGTTAGCCACTATTCTGTACGGACTGATCGCAAGAATTCTGTTCCTAAACCCCATTCCCGCAGAtcccaaagaaaaaaacaaaaagtggaAAAACGAATCCAGTCACGACAACACGATCTTTAACTCCAAAAGCTCAAGTCGCTGTTCAAGCAGTACCGCGTCTTCACGGAGACAGGTAAGGTCTTGTGctaataatattagtaatatatCATATGCATATAAAGTATGACATAAAGAAAGGATACCTAATTTTACAGGGAAGTAAAATACACTTAAACGTCAAACCAGCTTAAAAGGCATTACTTATTCTGAAACCCCACCTACCTGCTACAAAATATGAATGAGACTAATACCTTTCCTTCCCCTTAATTTACGCACGGCAGGAGGCTCGGTTACGCACCGTGCGGTCAGCATCGAAAGCACTGCGCTACGTTATTGCAGCCACTTCTTGGCACAGCATTGAAGTCTCCTAGGTTTACTGCTGATAAACATTATATCAGACTTCTGCTGGTGTTGCAATGAGATTAAGATTCATATCCTTCCTAAACAGTTGAAAACAAGGCAAAAGTCTTGTTTTATCGCAAATGAAAAACCAGTAACTCGATTCGTTGTAGAATATTGTAGTTTTCAAGCGAAGTTGCTCTTCTAAATCAAGAAATATGCCATATCACTGGAAAGTTGTTGCTGAGGTGCTTTGTACTAGTTATTTATGTAGTATACCGTATTGGCATTTATCAATATTtgaattttcttatttttccagctttcattttcatgtatcattttttgtaaattattcatactgaaaaaatgttaattttattccACTGCACTTCTGATATTCTTCAGAGCAGAAAACCGTCATTCTATCACAAAATGAACTTCCTCAAAAACCGTGGTTTTGTATTATAACCGTGATTCTCTCCAGATCTTCCGAATCTGTCTTAATATTGTTATGACAAGTTCGTttccatacaaaaataataattttaaatatatataatgtataaaatatataaatatcccTTTATCACATTTTGACGTGGCTTACCTGCTTGAATTATGAGGTTTACTATGTGTACATTTCATATTAGTGTAACTCTTGCTTAaccaattaatatatttatcttATATTATCTATATTTTAATCTATAccaaagatatttttttcttcaaatataTTAATTGCATCAAATAAGATTTTTGTAATCTTTGTCAAAGTTTGGCAATCTTATTCTTGTGATTGTGTTAAAAGTACTAAAAGTACAGTTgtaattgaacatttttcaaagaCGTATTCTGGCTAAGATATTTCACAGGTTTTTAggaattacattttctttcagttaGAGCTTAGCTTCCTTAAGTAACCCAAGCTTCAGTGATAAATATCTGTCATCATCTTAACTCCAGTAAAACAGTATCTTTTTAATGTGACTTTGTCTATTTCCTTCTGCTCTAGGTGACAAAGATGCTCGCAGTGGTGGTCATTCTGTTTGCACTGTTGTGGATGCCCTATCGAACGTTAGTGGTGGTGAATTCTTTTCTGACTCAGGCATATTTAGATACCTGGTTTGTCTTGTTCTGCCGAATCTGCATTTACCTTAACAGTGCCATCAATCCGATTATCTACAATGCGATGTCTCAGAAATTCAGAGCCGCCTTTAAGAAGCTTTGCAAATGCCAGCAGCCGCATTCTGAGAAGCCAGCTACCTACAGCATGGCTCTCAATTACAGCGTAATAAAAGACATGTCCAATGGAGAGAGTCCAGATCACTTCACCACTGAGCTAGACGACATGACCGTGACCGCAGAGTTTCTTCCCAGCAAGAAATTATCATTTGATGACACCTGTTTGTCTAGTAAGGTCACTTTCAGCAAAGCTTAACTTCAGAATTCATAGAGTAAAGGATTTTGTGGgtcatacagtatttttcctGTGTACTGATGTGTTTTTCAGTGTCAACGAAATATGCTTAGCTATAAACGATTGTTGGCTCTGCACGATCTCTCCTATCCAGTGAGATTCTGTACATTAATGTAAAATACGTGCCATTTTcgtgttgctgttgctgtagcCTTTGGAACAGTTAAACGTACCTTTCAAAAAGtcattgtgtactgtatatgttatgcTAGGAGAAATATCACATAATAGATGAAAGAAACATGACACATCAGAAATTCGATTTTTGAATTCACTTTCTCTAGGGAATATTTTTATTggtttgcatttatttatttaattactaaatattttatgttttaggcATCATTTGTTCTGGATACAATAAAAGCCACACAACATGCCATGCCCAGAATTTCTTTCAGGTTGTGCTCCTGAACAGTTAAATCCTAGCTGTCGGATGTCAACCAGGCCCTTGTACTCATTGATTTTCCCAGAAAGTGAAAGGGGGTGGTTATCTAGCCATGCCCTGTTAGCTTGGTCTGTTCTTACTGTGTATTTTGAGTGGAATCAATAGCATTTAAAGAGGCAGGTGGAAGACAGGCTTATATTATCCCTGATCTCTAGGCTGCCCAAACTGTTACAGTTCCTCAAGTTGTGGTTGACAAGTTGTGGTTTTAACCCAGCACACTTAAATCCTAGTgatggtctgtttttttttctgttacaccTGGGAATTGGTGATTTGTGGACTCCATAAGAGCATAGTACAACCTCCTGTAGATTCAATTGCACCGTTTCTAGCCTTTCTCCAAAAGACTGATTTCTGTGGAGGGTTCCCACACCTAGGAACAGTTCACAGCTGTTgagactttttttgtttaagcaTACAAATACTCACTAATACAATAATACCAGTCAGTAGGTCAAAGACAACCCATTAAGTTTTTCTCTGTTGCTAGCAAGATAGTTCTTTACCTTAAACATCACAAAGTACTCCATGTTGAAACAATGGAAAGCAATCCAAGAAAGTGTTCATGTACATCTCAAAAATAGATTTTCATGAAGGAAGAATACGTCTACATTGTGTACTACTAACTAAGTGCTGTGTTCTTTTCATGGGTGTTCACTtcagatttaattaattttcacaGGATTTGGTCTAGCTTTTTTCCGTCTTTCAAAACATGCCAAAGTATCCGTTATGGTGATGCCTTTGCACCACAATACAAAGAGCTCTGCAAAAGGAGTTTGACATTATTTACTAAGTTGGCTTATAACTGTATCACATCAGCATCTTTGCTGTTCTGAAATGTTCATTTGTGTGGTATACTTAACACAACACTAAAGCACAACACTAAACAGATTTGTgactaaatatttttgttgcatTTGAATTTAAGACAGTGAGGACAATTTTACTCTGACTTTCACGAATTAAGGTTTAATCTGTTATATCTAAGAAAAAACCTCAagtattcattcattcatttatttttgaatgTCAAATTGCAGATATACTGATCAGCACACTGAAACACCATTTTGTTGCTTATTTTAAGACACTGAATATATACAGAAACTTTCCCTTTACTTTTTGCATCAGATTaaggttttgcttttttcttcGTAGTgataatgaaaaagaaagcttGACAACCCAAACTAGGACAGCGCATAGTGTTCTTTTAGCACTAGGGGAGCCATAAGTGTGAAGAAACAGTTTGAGTTACTAGCCTTAACTGAAATGTAATAATCATGGGCCGGTGTTTGTATTCCCAGTTGGGAAGGAAGTTGACAACATCTGAGATTAATTTCTCTTCTAAAGGATGATCACACAGGACTCAATAGCCTAGTCACCTCTGCATATCCGATTTGTCAAGTGTAAAGAGGATCCAGGCCCACAGGGAGATAACATGAAGTTCATTGATCAGCGTCCCTCAATGCATTTCAAGAAGTAAGATGAATAAGTGTTAAGCTGTCTAGACTGGGAAGAGGTTTTTAAATGGATATGAGGATTATAATCTGGACAGAACAACACAGTGAAAAGTCCTTTAGTACAATTAGATGGAAATCAATGTGTGGTCATTTTAAATCTACCTGCTCTGTAGCCTTTAGATGAAAAGGATAAATTAATCCCTCTTAGTTTTCTTCTGGTAGCATTGCAAGAAAAGAAGGAAGCTGAAATTAAAGAAAACCACCCACTCTTTTTGTCACTATAAATCTTCTTTAATTCTTGATTTGACAGCAGCTAATCAAGCACACAGATGACGAGAGATACAGAATACATCATTCATATGATATAACACCTCTCCTCTTTTTAAATTATGTCCATCCCAAACAAATTATGTTTGTTGAAAGGTCTCCCAACAGAACACCCTACACTTGGAAAACTGAAGGaccttaaatgtgaaaaatcaaCTAGCTTAAAAACATCCTGCAAAACAGGCGAAAACGGAAAACTACAGGACACTAATGAGTTTCATTGTGCTTTGTTGTCTGACATAATGTATGTAcagaatacagtaaatatgtacagtatataatagggATCAGGTAACATTGTAGATCCAGTATTTATTGTTTGTGCAATAACATTAACTGAAAACTAGTTTTTTAAAGCTTGTAGGAGCAATGGTGTTGTTAAAAGTGCTGCTCCACAGGTGAGTCTTGGCTCAATTCcagagtttgtgtgttttcactATAGTCTATGGTTTTTTCCTACCTTCTGaagacaatgtttttttttttgcctgtatacagtattgtcTATATGTGTTATACTGGAATCCTGTCTAGGGGCTTGTCCTACCTTGCGCCCTATACTTCTGACATCTGGATTACTGTTACATTTAATAGGAAGAAGCAACATTCTGTTGAATCAAGGATATTATTTTGCATGCTAAATGAACTTCACATTATCTGTAAATATCCAATTTTTATGCTTTCTTAACAATGCAGAGAGTGATAATTATGGCATATACCAACATCCGGCACCCGGAAACAggcgaaacattgttttctttcttctcttttcagcatggaacaaaccttttacttgttcctttgctaccAACACACATTTCCATCTGTCACTAGTCTAATCTGTCATTAGTATTCTAAtactacacattttatttttcccttggtgccagttttaatataaaacatGGTAGACTTCAAAGTGGACCTCTTGTTTTGTGGACAGAAACTTGGACATTCTTGGATTTACACTTTAATTTACTTTGATATTATTACttcttaattacattttaggaATTAGTTATCCGTTAGGTATTAGTTATCAGTTCCTAAGAGGCAACTTCATAAAGTAGTCTAACCTGTTGTGTTATTTACAAAGTTTGAAAATTGAACATTTACACAGCTCGAATTGAACagtttaattaacatttttttcaattaaccGAGACAGATACTGGGGCAGctcttatttacattttgtatttaattttagacCCAATACCTCACACAgcataaaaaataatcttgaGCCAAGTTTAATTGCTGGGAATACATACTGGTGCAATGTTATATTGAATGTTTAATTCATAAATTGATAGTATTTTTAACAGATCATTCTTGTAATTATttacaggaaaaacaaaaaacaacaggaaagTAAATATGATCATTGATGTGTTTAGTGTCATCATTTGACCAAGTATTGTACAGGGAGAGAGGAAAGAAGCAATTTCTGCTTTGCATTAGAAAAGTTAATATTCATAAGAAATCTGGCTGATCTCTCCACATAAATTCTGCAATACCTATTGTATATAACAACAGGATTGAGATCTCCTACTGCCAGAAGCCatcattttgttgttgtttttttttaactgtacttACCACTTAATGGGTTTTTTGGCCACAGGACATTCTGTAATGACAAGAGATACTGCAGATGTGCTTCtcgtggaaaaaagaaacagaaacactGATTGTTAGTGCTAATGGTGAATTTAAAGCGTTGCAtagctggaaaaaaacatttactagattgtttaaaatattgtgatAACACTATGATAACAAACTGACATATTGAATACTTTTACAATGGTTGCAGGGACAGCATATGCAGAACTTTTTAATGCCTTAGCAAATACTCAATTTTTATTGCTTTGGATGTTTTGCAGCAGAGTGGATGAGTGAAACTAGTGTTTAATAGTTCCTTTTTTGTAAAAGTGGTAGTTGTTTTACAAAGGAGTCTGTTCTTTACATgtttatgggttttttttttctccccattgCAAATGCTCACCATGTGGGCATTTCTTTTTGGAGAAATCAGAGAGCTGTTTGCTAGCATTGTCAGAATTAGGTTgcaaagagaaaacaaagcCTGTTTTAAATCTAGAAATCCTTCCAATCCGTGTTTTATCAAAGCCAGTAAGTATGTAaccataaatacagtacagtatacagtacctgctacTTTGATTGTCATGTTTTGTAGACAATACAATTCTAGGATTATTGTGGGTATCTTAGTATCCATCATCCACCTCTGTAGTTCTGCAAAGAACTGGAAGTGAAATGACTGATCATAACAGAATATTAAAACTTAATATTCTAAATATCTACTGATTTAAATCGGTAGATATGTAGTACATTTAGTAGACGTAGCTGTATATGTATTCAAAAAGTCAAGCTTAGATGATTTTAATACCTTACTGTAGAAAATTAATTCCTGAGCAGTGGAGTACATTTACATCCAAAATACACCGATGCTTAATTCTCATTCTTTAAAAAGTAGACTTTTTATGCTTTAACAAACTCAAAAAACAGCTGTGAACAATAATTACACAGATTCATCACCAAATATCTTATCTACAGTAATCAGAGTTTCTTGCATATAATTTTAGGGAAACATGCTAGTAAATGTATTATCAGTCTTGATTAAAGTTAAATGTCTCACAGTTTTTACCTCACATCTTAAACCAGAAGGTCATAGTTGCAGAACAACTGTTCGTGCAAAAGTGAAagtctaaattaaatcaaaatgtatcTCTGCCCAGCCATCCCAAATTTTAAAACCCATTTCTTGATGAAAGGTTTCCAATCAGTACTAAAAAGATTGGAAACAATTAAATTACCTGCCTGATTCACAGGCAGCTTGTAATTCTGTTTTGACCTTAAATgggctttcattttcttttttcttatttatgtatgaaattgaataaaattatTCATCTTTCTTGTTTGTGAGTAATGtgtagaaaatgtatttgacatcatattttcatttagtGGCATCCTGTTAAGAAACTGAGATGTGTTTGATGTAAATAGTGTTATGCAGTTCCTTTTTCCTTCCATAATTTGACCAAGGAAGATATAATTGTGCTGAATTCAGTATTTCCTGTTGCTGCGTGGTTGATATTACAGTACAATACTATGTGGTCCCTGCAAAAGCAAACGTTTTTATGGGGTTATTCTTAAATGTGTTGTGTTTTATTATCATCGATGATATGTGTTAAATATAAGGCTCTTCTAATGCACAAATACATTTAGCTGAAGTTTTAAACTGATATGTTGTGTTGTATTCTTTGGTTTATTCTGTTACAGAATTTTGTAATTCACCTGTAATAAAATTGTTCTGCTTGTTCTGGAGCTTTTGTTGTAACTGATTGTatagaaataaataatatttttaggcAAAACTGGTAGTAAGTATGACTGTTAAAGGGAAAAGgagatattatttttaaaatggaataatTGCACTGGAcaaagaaaatctaaaaatggTATATGCAGTGAAACAGCTACAAGTCTATGTAAGCCAATGCTAAgacaaccaaaacaaaatttaattaaTGAATATAATCCTGGTTCACTCTATAGTCAGCTTTTTTCCCCTTCAGGTCCATCATTTTCCCCAAACAGTTCCTACTTTAAATCTCCACCACAATTAATTATCAATGTTCTCATCAACAGAAGATCATAAAATCTTTTCCTGAAGGACTAAGGTCTGCTTTCCCCCCCACCTGAGCTCAATTACTTTGCCTGTCTAATCATTTAATTAACTCCATGGCTTtcatttttctaattatttagAAAAATCATATGGGACTATGAAGTCTAAACTTCAGTTTTTCGGTAAGTACTCTAAAAATTTTCCATAAAAAAATTGGAGTGTTATGTGCAGCTCACACGTGTTCTATTTTTAACAAAGGCAGTTAACCTCTACCTTCTTCAGTCAATTAAATTATCCACCCATTTtcgaactgctttatccagttcaggatcACAGGGAATTGGATCCTATCTCCTCAGAAAAACAAGGGCAAGGCAAGATATACTCTGGACggtacaccagtccatcactgggcacacaCTGTCaaaaaacatgcacacactcacccaAGGGCTAATTTTCCTGTGGCATATTAACATaccactatgtctttggactgtgggaggaaatttgAGCATTTCTGAAGCTCTAGACAGAGAGCACTTCAcctccagaattgaacccaggacaccAGCAACGCAAGACAACAGTGCTAACCATTGTTTcactgtgctgtcttttaagGCAAACCAGCACTTGTGAAACTTGAAGGAGCAAAGGTATGGAGCCAATCACCTGCCGGATGTCTCTTGTTAGTCAGGTGCTTGTTTTTAGGTTattgggccttcaaaaaagacctGCGAACATATTACCCAAAGTAACCTTGCTTTACTTTGAGTTCAGAGTCTAATTGGAAGTCAAATGAAAACCaaagacatttctttttatGAAACAAAGGCAATTTgaaagctgaaagaaaaaaatcaaaaccgcATGCACAGAAATTTGGCACCCCAAACCAACAATTTGAAATCTACAGAAGTAAGAAGAAACCACAAGTATAATTAACAATTAATCAACAGTAGTTAATGACTGAACAATTATCAGAACTGTAAAGGAAAACCCTAAAACAACTGCTACAAAAAGTCTGAGAGTGAGTGGAGTCTCAGAATACtgggaagagttttttttttcctttttgtaaatttgcagctccaagaaaaaaaatagtcccAAGGACGTAAAACAGTGCTGGGTCTCCTGATTCTGATTTTTCaaaaagttatattttcatTGCACAACATCTCATGGATTTCTGTATCTTTGTTCTGCGTctatttaatacagtacatttacaatgtttttattttttcagtattacTGTAAATATCTTTGATGACTGACTCAGAGGCTTACTAGGGAATAGTaacaatgaaaaaattaaaacacaataaaagacAAATCCAAAAATCCTGTCTGTTGATATTAAAAACAGTCAATGACTTAGAATTACACTTTAATTGAGATAAGGTGTGACATCACCTTGGTGTATAAGCTTATAATGCTCTGTATCACAGTTTGCAGCCTGGTCTTTAGAATACTGTGCACAATAGAACTGTCATTTGCCAAATGCAGAGATTAAATGTGAGAATGTAAGATAAGATACTCTTCAGCTAAAAAGATTCTATTCAAAATTGATTGAGACATAACATTTTACACGTTATGTCTTCATCGTTTATACCTTTCAGACCAGGACTGTCaggtaataaaatgtaatgtgcatttaaaaaagaactgaCAAAACACTGTGT
This is a stretch of genomic DNA from Lepisosteus oculatus isolate fLepOcu1 chromosome 10, fLepOcu1.hap2, whole genome shotgun sequence. It encodes these proteins:
- the trhra gene encoding thyrotropin-releasing hormone receptor; protein product: MENVTLFQDNQTVGNWTEPSIEYKVVSTVLVLVICGIGIVGNIMVVLVVLTTKHMRTPTNCYLVSLAVADLMVLTAAGLPNITDSIYGSWVYGYAGCLCITYLQYLGINASSCSITAFTIERYIAICHPIKAQFLCTLSRAKKIIVVVWAFTSFYCVMWFYLSDTKDIHYADVTVVTCAYKVSRNLYLPIYFLDFAIFYVVPLTLATILYGLIARILFLNPIPADPKEKNKKWKNESSHDNTIFNSKSSSRCSSSTASSRRQVTKMLAVVVILFALLWMPYRTLVVVNSFLTQAYLDTWFVLFCRICIYLNSAINPIIYNAMSQKFRAAFKKLCKCQQPHSEKPATYSMALNYSVIKDMSNGESPDHFTTELDDMTVTAEFLPSKKLSFDDTCLSSKVTFSKA